One stretch of Roseovarius mucosus DNA includes these proteins:
- the trhA gene encoding PAQR family membrane homeostasis protein TrhA produces MIDMSYPAYSRAERLADGAVHIAGLLAALTGVAVLFAMWALRMDGVTLASTIVYSGALLMMLGASAAYHLYAHTAARPILRRLDHAAIYVKIAGTFTPLSVLLGTAFGYVVLALVWVLAIVGAATKIRAKRGQMPTGWLPYVALGWIGVALFIPLTPILPAHSLALLLAGGLLYTFGVVFYRWESLRFANAIWHLFVAFASGCFFLGIASALATRL; encoded by the coding sequence ATGATCGATATGTCCTATCCTGCCTATTCCCGTGCCGAACGTCTTGCTGACGGGGCGGTGCATATTGCTGGTCTGCTGGCGGCGCTTACCGGTGTTGCCGTGCTATTCGCCATGTGGGCGCTGCGCATGGACGGGGTGACGCTGGCCTCGACCATCGTCTATTCCGGTGCGCTTTTGATGATGCTGGGGGCCTCGGCGGCCTATCACCTTTATGCCCATACCGCCGCGCGGCCCATTTTGCGCCGTCTGGATCATGCTGCGATCTATGTGAAAATCGCGGGCACCTTCACGCCGCTCAGCGTGCTTTTGGGCACTGCCTTTGGCTATGTGGTGCTTGCGTTGGTCTGGGTGCTGGCCATCGTTGGGGCCGCGACCAAGATCCGGGCCAAGCGCGGGCAGATGCCAACGGGATGGTTGCCCTATGTGGCGCTGGGATGGATCGGCGTGGCGCTGTTTATCCCGCTTACGCCGATTCTTCCGGCACATAGCCTTGCGCTGTTGCTGGCGGGAGGGCTGCTTTATACGTTTGGGGTGGTGTTTTACAGGTGGGAGAGCCTGCGGTTCGCCAATGCCATCTGGCACCTCTTCGTGGCCTTTGCCAGCGGGTGCTTTTTCCTTGGCATCGCATCGGCCCTCGCGACCCGCCTCTGA
- a CDS encoding NnrU family protein has protein sequence MFYLILGLILWIAAHLFKRVAPDLRARMGNAGKGVAALGILAGLVLMVIGYRQADFINVWYPPSWTVHINNLMMLGAVFLYGMSATKGRLRGAMRHPQLTAVKVWAVAHLLVNGDLASLILFGGLLLWAVLEVVVINKSETWNRPKPGEAKRDIILVVITIVLFLVMTAIHNWLGVWPFPG, from the coding sequence ATGTTTTACCTCATCCTCGGGCTGATCCTTTGGATCGCGGCGCATCTCTTCAAACGGGTGGCCCCCGATCTGCGCGCAAGGATGGGGAACGCGGGCAAGGGCGTTGCCGCCCTCGGCATCCTTGCCGGTCTGGTGCTGATGGTGATCGGCTATCGGCAGGCAGATTTTATCAACGTCTGGTATCCACCCAGCTGGACCGTGCATATCAACAACCTGATGATGCTGGGCGCGGTGTTTCTCTATGGCATGAGCGCCACCAAAGGGCGGCTGCGCGGGGCCATGCGGCATCCGCAACTGACAGCGGTCAAGGTCTGGGCGGTGGCGCATCTGTTGGTCAATGGCGATCTGGCCTCGCTCATCCTCTTTGGCGGCCTGCTGCTCTGGGCGGTGCTTGAGGTGGTGGTGATCAACAAATCCGAGACGTGGAACCGCCCCAAACCGGGCGAGGCCAAGCGCGACATCATTCTCGTGGTCATTACGATCGTGCTGTTCCTCGTCATGACCGCTATTCACAACTGGCTGGGCGTCTGGCCGTTTCCGGGGTAA
- a CDS encoding YigZ family protein — protein MRQLKGVVSDRGSTYAVSGGMAQDRAEVDDFLKALKKDKKFARATHNTWAVLLRDGTPLKGDDGEAGAGQVILRMLERADLRDHVIVVTRWYGGKKLGGDRFRHVQDCVRLYLEDGAI, from the coding sequence ATGCGGCAGTTAAAGGGCGTCGTCAGCGACCGGGGGTCGACCTATGCGGTCTCTGGCGGCATGGCACAGGACCGCGCGGAAGTAGACGATTTCCTCAAGGCCTTGAAGAAAGACAAGAAATTCGCCCGCGCCACGCATAACACCTGGGCTGTACTGCTCAGGGATGGCACCCCGCTCAAGGGCGACGACGGCGAGGCCGGGGCGGGGCAAGTGATCCTACGCATGTTGGAACGCGCCGATTTGCGCGATCATGTGATTGTCGTAACCCGTTGGTATGGTGGCAAGAAACTGGGCGGCGACCGGTTTCGCCACGTGCAGGACTGCGTGCGACTTTACCTTGAGGACGGGGCGATTTGA
- a CDS encoding 2-hydroxyacid dehydrogenase: MPDRVLEEARRHFDVEIRDDNTPLKPGQMRGALALYDGILPTLGDMFQADVFTEAENSRCRILANFGVGYNHIDVAAARAMGIAVSNTPGAVTDATADIAMTLMLMTARRAGEGERLVRAGKWPGWNPTQMLGLHVSGKTVGIIGMGRIGQAIAKRCHFGFGMSVVYHNRSAKPLDFDARQLGSIEEVAATADILVVAVPGGAETRHLINAEVFAAMRPTAHFINIARGDVVDEAALIAALQEGGIAGAGLDVYEREPIVPDALKAMENVALLPHLGTAALEVREAMGLMAVENLRAFFAGETPPNLVN; this comes from the coding sequence ATGCCCGACCGCGTGCTTGAAGAGGCCCGCCGCCATTTCGACGTAGAAATACGCGACGACAATACTCCTCTCAAGCCGGGCCAGATGCGGGGCGCGCTGGCGCTTTATGATGGCATCTTGCCGACGCTGGGCGATATGTTTCAGGCCGATGTCTTTACCGAGGCTGAGAATTCTCGCTGTCGTATCCTCGCCAACTTTGGCGTGGGCTATAACCATATCGACGTCGCCGCCGCCCGTGCCATGGGCATCGCGGTCAGCAACACGCCCGGTGCTGTGACCGATGCCACCGCCGATATCGCCATGACGCTGATGCTGATGACCGCGCGCCGCGCGGGCGAGGGCGAGCGGCTGGTGCGCGCTGGCAAATGGCCGGGTTGGAACCCGACGCAGATGCTGGGCCTGCATGTGAGTGGCAAGACGGTGGGGATCATCGGTATGGGCCGCATCGGGCAGGCGATTGCCAAGCGCTGCCATTTCGGGTTTGGCATGTCGGTTGTCTATCACAACCGCTCGGCCAAGCCGCTTGATTTCGACGCGCGCCAGCTTGGCTCGATCGAAGAGGTTGCGGCCACGGCGGATATTCTTGTTGTGGCGGTGCCCGGAGGGGCGGAAACCCGGCATCTTATCAATGCCGAGGTGTTTGCCGCGATGCGCCCGACCGCGCATTTCATCAATATCGCGCGGGGCGATGTGGTGGATGAGGCGGCGCTGATTGCGGCCTTGCAAGAGGGGGGCATCGCCGGGGCGGGTCTCGATGTTTACGAGCGTGAACCGATTGTGCCGGACGCGCTCAAGGCGATGGAGAATGTCGCGCTTCTGCCGCATTTGGGCACCGCAGCGCTTGAGGTGCGCGAGGCGATGGGGCTGATGGCGGTCGAAAACCTGCGCGCCTTTTTTGCCGGGGAAACGCCGCCCAATCTGGTGAACTGA
- a CDS encoding tRNA-binding protein: MAEISFDDFLAVDIRVGRVTRAEPYPEARKPAIKLWVDFGPEIGEKKSSAQITAHYTPEELIGRQVLAVVNFPPRQIGKFRSEILVLGLSDSNGDIVLIRPDQDVPIGERLH; encoded by the coding sequence ATGGCTGAGATCAGTTTTGACGATTTTCTTGCCGTCGATATTCGAGTGGGCCGCGTCACCCGCGCCGAACCCTATCCCGAGGCGCGCAAGCCTGCGATTAAGCTCTGGGTCGATTTCGGCCCCGAGATCGGTGAGAAGAAATCAAGCGCCCAGATCACCGCGCATTACACGCCAGAGGAGCTGATTGGCCGTCAGGTGCTGGCGGTGGTCAATTTCCCGCCCCGTCAGATCGGCAAGTTCCGGTCGGAAATCCTTGTGCTGGGGCTGAGCGATAGCAATGGCGATATCGTTCTGATACGCCCTGACCAAGATGTTCCCATCGGAGAGAGACTGCATTGA
- a CDS encoding M48 family metallopeptidase, whose protein sequence is MRWITVLGLVALVGCVEVVDQGPVNRPAPQATQRPVAATPSRAQVQQFITVVQRVEPVAERECRARSPQSNCDFRIVVDDRPGQPPNAYQTLDRNGQPILAFTLPLIAQVRNPDELAFVMGHEAAHHISGHIPRQQQNAAAGAILLGGLAAITGASQTVVDQALDIGAGVGARSYSKNFELEADALGTVITHRAGYNPVRGAEFFSQLPDPGNRFLGTHPPNAQRIETVRRVAAGL, encoded by the coding sequence ATGCGTTGGATAACAGTGCTCGGGCTGGTCGCCTTGGTGGGCTGCGTCGAGGTGGTCGACCAAGGGCCGGTCAACAGGCCCGCACCGCAAGCAACACAACGCCCCGTGGCGGCGACCCCATCGCGCGCGCAGGTCCAGCAATTCATCACGGTTGTTCAAAGGGTTGAACCGGTGGCCGAACGCGAATGCCGCGCGCGCTCGCCGCAGTCCAATTGCGATTTCCGCATTGTCGTGGATGATCGGCCCGGGCAACCGCCCAATGCCTATCAGACCCTTGATCGCAACGGTCAGCCCATTCTGGCCTTTACCCTGCCTTTGATCGCGCAGGTGCGCAATCCGGATGAACTGGCCTTTGTCATGGGTCATGAGGCGGCGCATCACATCTCGGGGCATATCCCGCGCCAACAGCAAAACGCCGCAGCGGGCGCGATTCTTTTGGGTGGCTTGGCGGCGATCACCGGCGCAAGCCAGACAGTGGTGGATCAGGCCCTCGACATCGGTGCCGGGGTGGGCGCGCGCAGCTATTCCAAGAATTTCGAGCTTGAGGCGGATGCCCTTGGCACGGTCATCACCCATCGCGCCGGGTATAATCCGGTGCGCGGCGCAGAGTTCTTTAGCCAGCTTCCCGATCCCGGCAATCGCTTTTTGGGCACCCATCCGCCCAACGCACAGCGTATCGAAACCGTGCGCCGGGTGGCCGCCGGTCTGTGA
- a CDS encoding NUDIX hydrolase, which translates to MNQLFPQTAPGAVDADAVLPRRQVAALCWRKHKGRKEVLLITSRDTGRWVVPKGWPIEGLTAAQSALQEAWEEAGVRADADKARFIGRFVYHKGLRDGRTLPVEAELYKVRLRDDEMRDRFPEARERRRLWVTPRKAAKLVDEPELQDILRRF; encoded by the coding sequence ATGAACCAACTCTTTCCTCAGACCGCGCCCGGCGCGGTCGATGCTGACGCTGTTCTGCCCCGCAGGCAGGTGGCGGCGCTGTGCTGGCGCAAGCACAAGGGGCGCAAGGAGGTTCTGCTGATCACCAGCCGCGACACGGGCCGATGGGTTGTTCCCAAGGGCTGGCCCATCGAGGGGCTGACCGCCGCGCAATCCGCGTTGCAAGAAGCGTGGGAAGAGGCGGGCGTGCGCGCCGATGCCGATAAGGCGCGGTTCATCGGGCGCTTTGTCTATCACAAGGGTTTGCGCGATGGCCGCACCCTGCCGGTCGAGGCCGAGCTATACAAGGTGCGCCTGCGCGACGATGAGATGCGCGACCGTTTCCCCGAAGCGCGCGAGCGTCGGCGGCTTTGGGTCACGCCGCGCAAGGCGGCGAAACTTGTCGATGAGCCCGAGTTGCAGGATATCTTGCGCCGGTTCTGA
- a CDS encoding DUF1737 domain-containing protein: protein MKLYRFLSADDTSEFCHKVTAALNKGWALYGDPTYAFDAANGVMRCGQAVVKDKDGTYTPDMKLGEQ, encoded by the coding sequence ATGAAACTCTATCGTTTTCTCAGCGCCGATGACACGTCGGAGTTCTGTCACAAGGTGACGGCTGCGCTCAACAAGGGATGGGCGCTTTACGGCGATCCCACCTATGCTTTTGACGCGGCCAATGGCGTGATGCGCTGCGGGCAGGCCGTGGTCAAGGACAAGGACGGCACCTATACGCCCGACATGAAGTTGGGGGAACAGTGA
- a CDS encoding DUF6455 family protein produces MQSTSTLKRHAQLVDRMANSLGVDLEQKIMEGQMTFDTLGDVVLACTGCVNPETCEKWLQQNKTATATPDFCRNTDVFSLLMAGKHA; encoded by the coding sequence ATGCAAAGCACTTCAACCTTGAAACGCCACGCGCAATTGGTGGATCGGATGGCCAATAGCTTGGGCGTCGATCTGGAACAGAAAATCATGGAAGGTCAGATGACCTTTGACACCTTGGGCGATGTGGTCTTGGCCTGCACCGGCTGCGTCAATCCCGAGACCTGCGAAAAATGGCTCCAGCAGAACAAGACCGCGACGGCAACGCCGGATTTTTGCCGGAACACTGATGTCTTTTCCCTGCTGATGGCGGGCAAGCACGCCTGA
- the proC gene encoding pyrroline-5-carboxylate reductase: protein MTMDDLAEKGLVLLGCGKMGSAMLQGWLAGGLPPASVWVSDPNPSDWLRGTGVHLNTDLPGQPAIVLVAVKPQMMGAALPSLAAMGNGTTLFISVAAGTPIAGFETVLGAKTPIIRAMPNTPAAVARGITAIIGNTQTSAAHLDLAEALLRAVGQVVRLDHEDQMDAVTGLSGSGPAYVFHMIECMAKAGEAQGLARELAMQLAQATVAGAGALAEAAEETPAQLRQNVTSPNGTTQAGLEVLMHPDTGLPPLMLKTVAAATDRSKALRNG from the coding sequence ATGACGATGGACGATCTGGCCGAAAAAGGCCTTGTTTTACTGGGCTGTGGCAAGATGGGCAGCGCCATGTTGCAAGGCTGGCTCGCGGGCGGGCTGCCGCCCGCGTCGGTTTGGGTGAGTGACCCCAACCCCTCTGACTGGCTGCGCGGCACCGGCGTGCATCTTAACACCGACCTGCCCGGCCAACCCGCTATCGTTCTTGTCGCGGTCAAGCCGCAGATGATGGGCGCGGCCCTGCCCAGCCTTGCCGCGATGGGCAATGGCACGACGCTGTTCATCTCGGTGGCCGCAGGCACGCCGATTGCGGGGTTTGAAACCGTGCTGGGGGCCAAGACCCCGATCATCCGTGCCATGCCCAACACCCCCGCCGCCGTGGCGCGCGGGATCACCGCCATCATCGGCAATACCCAAACCAGCGCCGCGCATCTCGACCTTGCCGAAGCGTTGTTGCGCGCGGTGGGGCAAGTAGTGCGACTTGACCATGAGGATCAGATGGATGCCGTGACCGGCCTTTCTGGCTCTGGTCCGGCCTATGTGTTCCATATGATCGAATGTATGGCCAAGGCCGGCGAGGCGCAGGGGCTTGCGCGCGAGTTGGCGATGCAATTGGCGCAGGCCACCGTGGCCGGTGCCGGTGCCTTGGCCGAGGCCGCCGAGGAAACCCCGGCGCAGTTGCGCCAGAACGTCACCAGCCCCAATGGCACGACGCAGGCGGGGCTAGAGGTGCTGATGCATCCTGACACGGGCCTGCCGCCCCTGATGCTTAAAACCGTTGCCGCCGCAACCGACCGGTCCAAGGCGCTGCGCAATGGCTGA
- the hrpB gene encoding ATP-dependent helicase HrpB, translated as MTPDLPIQEAIPALIDALRARGRAVLQAPPGAGKTTVVPLEMLQAGLTEGRILMLEPRRLAARAAAERMAQSLGEKPGETVGYRVRGEARVGPQTRIEVVTEGILTRMVQSDPELRGVGAVIFDEFHERSLNADLGLALCLEVAGALRDDLILLVMSATLDAAPMAQLMGDVPVITSEGRNYPVEICWRDRPRPKTRRFEDALADLVSEAVAETAGGVLVFLPGEGEIRRLETLLRARLPGDCQVRPLFGAMEFAAQRAAIAPISEGRKIVLATSIAETSLTIEDIRVVIDGGLARRARFDPGSGMSRLVTEAVTRAEATQRTGRAGRVAEGRCYRFWTRGEEGALQAFAPAEIEAADLAGLALELALWGAAPEDLPLLTPPNPGAYAEARALLEMLGALDATGRITPHGKALAALPLHPRLAHMLASAGPEAAALAALLAERDPLGRGAPVDLALRLSAVRDLRAFEARYVHVVNRGPLERIKTEARRLAAQAKGRGQGRRSDAECAALAYPDRIGLRRKGDAPRYVLSGGKGAVLPEGDPMAQTRLIVATDLDGDPREARIRQAIAISEAEIRGLFADRIAWQNVCLWDRRERRVIARKQERFGALVLDDRHWLDAPEERIARAMLDGVRDLGLAWSDPARRFVARVQLVRDGGADLPDMSEAALMAGLDEWLLPYLRDVRSAPEWKRFEMLDALRARLDWDQMQMLDRAAPAQFTTPLGRKIPIDYSGEYPEITLRLQEMFGQTTHPTVGRTPLRVTLLSPGHRPVQTTLDLPGFWSSSYADVRKDMRGRYPRHPWPEDPTEADPTLRAKPRNIP; from the coding sequence ATGACGCCCGATCTTCCCATTCAAGAGGCCATTCCTGCCCTTATCGACGCGCTGCGCGCGCGGGGGCGTGCCGTGCTTCAGGCCCCGCCCGGTGCGGGCAAGACCACGGTGGTGCCGCTTGAAATGTTGCAAGCTGGCCTGACGGAGGGGCGCATCCTGATGTTGGAGCCGCGCCGTCTTGCTGCCCGCGCCGCCGCCGAGCGGATGGCGCAGAGCCTTGGGGAAAAGCCCGGTGAAACCGTGGGCTACCGGGTGCGCGGCGAGGCCCGAGTGGGGCCGCAGACCCGGATCGAGGTGGTGACAGAGGGGATATTGACCCGCATGGTCCAATCGGACCCCGAGTTGCGCGGCGTGGGTGCGGTGATTTTCGACGAGTTTCACGAACGCTCGCTCAATGCTGATCTGGGGTTGGCGCTGTGTCTTGAGGTGGCGGGGGCGCTGCGCGACGATCTGATCCTGTTGGTGATGTCGGCCACGCTTGATGCCGCGCCGATGGCGCAGCTTATGGGGGATGTGCCTGTTATTACCTCGGAGGGGCGCAACTATCCGGTTGAGATCTGCTGGCGCGACCGTCCCCGGCCCAAGACGCGCCGGTTCGAGGATGCGTTGGCCGATCTGGTGAGCGAGGCGGTGGCCGAGACAGCCGGCGGCGTTCTTGTGTTCTTGCCCGGCGAGGGGGAAATCCGACGCCTTGAAACGCTGCTGCGCGCACGCCTGCCCGGTGATTGCCAGGTGCGGCCACTTTTTGGGGCGATGGAGTTTGCGGCGCAACGGGCCGCGATTGCGCCGATTTCAGAGGGGCGCAAGATCGTGCTGGCAACGTCGATTGCCGAAACCTCGCTGACCATCGAGGATATTCGCGTGGTGATCGACGGCGGGTTGGCGCGGCGCGCGCGGTTTGATCCCGGTTCCGGCATGTCGCGCTTGGTGACGGAGGCGGTGACGCGCGCCGAGGCAACGCAGCGCACAGGGCGCGCAGGCCGTGTGGCCGAGGGGCGCTGCTACCGGTTCTGGACGCGCGGGGAAGAGGGGGCGTTGCAGGCCTTTGCCCCGGCAGAGATTGAGGCGGCGGATTTGGCGGGGCTGGCGCTGGAGCTGGCGCTTTGGGGCGCTGCCCCTGAGGATTTGCCGCTGCTGACGCCGCCCAATCCCGGCGCCTATGCCGAGGCGCGCGCGCTCTTGGAGATGTTGGGTGCGCTCGATGCCACGGGCCGGATCACCCCGCATGGCAAGGCGTTGGCGGCGTTGCCGCTGCATCCGCGCTTGGCGCATATGCTGGCCTCTGCCGGGCCAGAGGCGGCGGCGCTGGCGGCGCTTTTGGCCGAGCGTGATCCGTTGGGACGCGGTGCGCCGGTTGATCTGGCGCTGCGGCTGAGTGCGGTGCGCGACCTGCGCGCCTTTGAGGCGCGCTATGTCCATGTGGTCAATCGCGGTCCGCTCGAGCGGATCAAGACCGAGGCGCGGCGTCTGGCAGCGCAGGCCAAGGGCAGGGGCCAAGGCAGGCGCAGCGATGCCGAATGTGCCGCCCTTGCCTATCCTGACCGGATCGGGCTGCGCCGCAAAGGGGATGCTCCGCGCTATGTGCTGTCGGGGGGCAAGGGCGCTGTTCTGCCCGAGGGCGACCCGATGGCGCAGACCCGGCTGATCGTCGCCACCGATCTGGATGGCGACCCGCGCGAGGCGCGCATCCGGCAGGCTATCGCAATTTCCGAGGCAGAGATTCGCGGGCTTTTTGCGGACCGGATCGCGTGGCAGAATGTCTGCCTCTGGGATCGGCGCGAGCGGCGGGTGATCGCGCGCAAACAGGAACGGTTTGGCGCGCTGGTGCTGGATGATCGCCATTGGCTGGATGCACCAGAGGAGCGTATCGCGCGCGCCATGCTGGACGGGGTGCGCGATCTGGGGCTGGCGTGGAGCGATCCCGCCCGGCGTTTTGTGGCGCGCGTTCAGCTTGTGCGCGACGGGGGGGCGGATCTGCCGGATATGTCAGAGGCGGCGCTGATGGCGGGGCTGGACGAGTGGCTCTTGCCCTATCTTCGGGACGTGCGCAGCGCGCCGGAGTGGAAGCGGTTCGAGATGCTTGATGCGCTGCGCGCGCGGCTGGATTGGGACCAGATGCAGATGCTGGACCGCGCGGCACCGGCGCAGTTCACCACGCCGCTGGGCCGCAAGATTCCGATTGATTATAGCGGCGAGTATCCCGAAATTACGCTGCGATTGCAGGAAATGTTCGGCCAGACCACGCATCCCACGGTCGGGCGCACACCGTTGCGTGTGACGCTTTTGTCGCCGGGACATCGCCCGGTGCAGACCACGCTTGATCTGCCGGGGTTTTGGTCCAGCTCTTATGCGGATGTGCGCAAGGATATGCGCGGGCGCTATCCGCGCCACCCCTGGCCCGAGGACCCGACCGAGGCTGATCCCACCTTGCGTGCCAAACCCCGAAATATCCCGTGA
- the meaB gene encoding methylmalonyl Co-A mutase-associated GTPase MeaB has translation MDTADIAQKIISGDRRALARAITLIESARADHRTQAAALMEALKSAGKQAVRIGLSGTPGVGKSTFIESFGLMLTAQGLRVAVLAVDPSSARSGGSILGDKTRMERLSRDPAAFIRPSPSQSHLGGVARRTREAVALCEAAGFDVVLIETVGVGQSETVVAEMSDLFVLLLAPAGGDELQGVKRGIMEMADLILVNKADGDLKPAAMRTCSDYAGALRLLRKRPQDPEGYPKAMTVSALQDEGLHRAWDEMTALVNWRRDTGHFDGRRAEQARYWFGQEVRQGLLARLETPAARATMQDYAARVAAGEMTPTIAAAEVLRQIDS, from the coding sequence ATGGATACCGCCGACATCGCACAAAAGATCATCTCCGGCGACCGGCGGGCGCTCGCCCGCGCAATCACCCTGATCGAAAGCGCGCGGGCCGATCACAGAACGCAGGCCGCAGCCCTGATGGAGGCGTTGAAATCCGCCGGCAAGCAAGCGGTGCGTATCGGCCTCTCGGGCACGCCCGGCGTGGGCAAATCCACCTTTATCGAGAGTTTTGGCCTCATGCTGACGGCGCAGGGCCTGCGCGTGGCCGTGCTTGCGGTTGATCCGTCCTCGGCGCGCTCGGGCGGGTCGATCCTTGGCGACAAGACGCGGATGGAACGGCTCAGCCGCGATCCGGCGGCCTTTATCCGCCCCTCCCCCAGCCAGAGCCATCTGGGCGGCGTCGCACGCCGCACCCGCGAGGCGGTGGCCCTCTGCGAGGCCGCCGGGTTCGACGTGGTGCTGATCGAGACGGTGGGCGTTGGCCAATCCGAAACGGTGGTTGCGGAAATGTCCGATCTTTTTGTCCTCTTGCTTGCCCCGGCCGGTGGCGACGAGTTGCAGGGCGTCAAGCGCGGCATCATGGAAATGGCCGATCTCATCCTTGTGAACAAGGCGGATGGCGATCTCAAACCGGCGGCGATGCGAACCTGTTCGGATTACGCAGGCGCATTGCGGCTTTTGCGCAAACGACCGCAGGACCCAGAGGGCTATCCCAAGGCGATGACCGTTTCAGCCCTCCAAGACGAGGGGCTGCACAGGGCATGGGATGAGATGACCGCATTGGTGAACTGGCGGCGCGACACCGGGCATTTTGACGGTCGGCGGGCAGAACAGGCGCGCTACTGGTTCGGCCAAGAGGTGCGTCAAGGCCTTTTGGCGCGGCTCGAAACCCCGGCAGCCCGCGCCACGATGCAGGACTATGCGGCCCGTGTAGCAGCAGGCGAGATGACACCCACCATTGCCGCCGCAGAGGTCTTGCGCCAGATCGACAGCTGA
- a CDS encoding MaoC family dehydratase: protein MAKTNPGRFFEDYTIGQVIRHAVPRTVSGGERALYHALYPARHAIYSSDEFAQVCGLPASPIDDLAAFHIVFGKSVPDISLNAVANLGYAEARWLRPVYSGDTLRAQSEVIGLKQNSSGKTGVVYVRTTGFNQHDLPVMEFVRWVMVRKRDETAPAPADTVPHTAASVAASDLVIPAGLDFTQYDFTLAGEPHRWGDYEIGEQIDHVDGVTIEEAEHMMATRLWQNTSKTHFDATPRADGKRLIYGGHVISMARALSFNGLANAQMIAAINAGSHANPCFAGDTVRAWSEVLDRADTSAPGVGALRLRLVATKGGAPFDLRGADGKHLPHVLLDLDYWVLMPK from the coding sequence ATGGCCAAGACCAATCCGGGCCGGTTTTTCGAGGATTACACCATCGGGCAGGTGATCCGCCATGCGGTGCCGCGCACCGTATCGGGGGGCGAGCGCGCGCTCTATCACGCGCTCTATCCGGCGCGCCATGCGATCTATTCCTCGGATGAATTCGCTCAGGTCTGCGGCCTGCCTGCCAGCCCCATTGATGATCTGGCGGCGTTTCATATCGTGTTCGGCAAATCGGTGCCCGACATTTCGCTCAATGCCGTGGCCAATCTCGGCTATGCAGAGGCACGCTGGCTGCGCCCGGTCTATTCTGGCGACACGCTGCGCGCGCAATCCGAGGTGATCGGGCTCAAGCAGAATTCCTCGGGCAAGACCGGGGTCGTCTATGTGCGCACCACCGGCTTTAACCAACACGACCTGCCGGTGATGGAATTTGTCCGCTGGGTCATGGTGCGCAAGCGCGATGAGACGGCCCCGGCCCCCGCCGATACCGTGCCGCACACCGCGGCCTCAGTGGCCGCCAGTGATCTTGTCATCCCCGCAGGCCTTGATTTCACACAGTATGATTTCACCCTCGCCGGAGAGCCGCATCGCTGGGGCGATTACGAGATTGGCGAGCAGATCGATCATGTCGATGGCGTGACCATCGAGGAGGCCGAGCATATGATGGCGACGCGCCTCTGGCAGAACACCTCCAAAACGCATTTCGACGCCACACCGCGCGCCGATGGCAAGCGGCTGATCTATGGCGGGCATGTGATCTCGATGGCGCGGGCGCTGTCGTTCAATGGCCTTGCCAATGCGCAGATGATCGCGGCGATCAACGCAGGAAGCCACGCCAACCCGTGCTTTGCGGGCGATACCGTGCGCGCCTGGTCCGAGGTTCTGGACCGGGCCGACACATCCGCACCGGGGGTGGGCGCATTGCGGCTGCGGCTGGTGGCAACCAAGGGCGGCGCGCCCTTTGACCTGCGCGGCGCGGATGGCAAACATCTGCCGCATGTTCTGTTGGATCTGGATTACTGGGTCTTGATGCCGAAATAA